A genomic segment from Truepera sp. encodes:
- a CDS encoding D-ribose ABC transporter substrate-binding protein, translating into MRRLLFIAIAALLGASFAQTIGLSLSTLNNPFFVQVRDGAQAAADELGLKLVVTDAQDSVSNQISNIEDLLQSGVSVLIINATDSDAVVPAVMEANTRNVPVIAVDRGINGGTVAYFIASDNVAGGALAGKFICDKLGGEGNVVELEGIAGTSAARERGQGFNDYLTSSCPGLKVVARQTANFNRAEGLDVMENILVAQPDIDAVFAHNDEMALGALQAVQASGRKILVVGFDATDDAVAAVQACTMAATVAQQPKLLGDEAVRAAKKIIDDGAPATTQNIAVSLQLVTNDACN; encoded by the coding sequence ATGAGAAGGTTACTGTTCATCGCCATCGCCGCCCTGCTGGGTGCGAGTTTCGCCCAGACCATCGGCCTTTCACTCTCCACTCTCAACAACCCGTTCTTCGTGCAGGTGCGTGACGGCGCCCAGGCCGCCGCCGACGAACTCGGCCTCAAGCTCGTCGTCACCGACGCCCAAGACAGCGTGAGCAACCAGATCTCGAACATCGAGGACCTGCTGCAGTCGGGCGTCAGCGTGCTCATCATCAACGCCACGGACTCCGACGCTGTGGTCCCGGCCGTCATGGAAGCCAACACGCGCAACGTGCCCGTCATCGCGGTCGACCGCGGCATCAACGGCGGCACGGTGGCGTACTTCATCGCTTCGGACAACGTGGCAGGCGGCGCCCTCGCGGGCAAGTTCATCTGCGACAAACTCGGTGGTGAAGGCAACGTCGTCGAACTCGAGGGCATCGCCGGAACCTCCGCCGCTCGCGAGCGCGGGCAGGGCTTCAACGACTACCTCACCTCCAGCTGCCCCGGCCTGAAGGTCGTGGCGCGCCAGACCGCCAACTTCAACCGCGCCGAGGGCCTCGACGTCATGGAGAACATCCTCGTGGCGCAGCCCGACATCGACGCCGTGTTCGCGCACAACGACGAGATGGCGCTGGGCGCCCTCCAGGCCGTCCAGGCCAGCGGCCGCAAGATCTTGGTGGTCGGCTTCGACGCCACCGACGACGCCGTCGCCGCCGTGCAGGCCTGCACCATGGCCGCCACCGTCGCGCAGCAGCCCAAACTCCTCGGTGACGAGGCCGTGCGCGCGGCCAAGAAGATCATCGACGACGGCGCCCCCGCCACGACGCAGAACATCGCCGTGAGCCTGCAACTGGTCACGAACGACGCCTGCAACTGA
- a CDS encoding ABC transporter permease, whose translation MSLARVKWRDLLARFGLFLAFIVMVIVLSLISDRFLTTSNVLNVLRQISVNAIIAFGMTVVIIGAGIDLSVGSMLALVGVIAAMLVTTTNIPVVIVLLIALAVGGGLGLLNGLIVGYAGVAPFIVTLAGLTIFRGMTLVLTDGRPISGLPPLFSKLGYGTFLGIPMPVWIMLAVLLLSYVLLRHTPIGRAVYAVGGNPEAARLSGIPVRRILTFTYVYSGLTVAVAAMVLTGRLNSAQPTAGQSFELDAIAAVVVGGTSLFGGRGSVWGTLVGALIIGVINNGMNLLNVSGFYQQIVKGGVILAALLIDRVLSQRKG comes from the coding sequence ATGTCACTGGCGCGCGTCAAGTGGCGTGACCTTTTGGCCCGCTTCGGGCTGTTCCTGGCGTTCATCGTCATGGTGATCGTGCTGTCGCTCATCTCGGACCGCTTCCTCACCACGTCGAACGTCCTCAACGTCCTGAGGCAGATCTCGGTGAACGCGATCATCGCCTTCGGCATGACGGTCGTGATCATAGGAGCCGGCATCGACCTCTCCGTGGGCTCGATGCTTGCGCTGGTCGGCGTGATAGCGGCCATGCTCGTGACGACCACCAACATCCCGGTGGTCATCGTGCTGCTCATCGCCCTCGCCGTTGGCGGCGGCCTGGGCCTCCTGAACGGGCTCATCGTGGGCTACGCCGGGGTGGCGCCCTTCATAGTCACGCTGGCGGGCCTGACCATCTTCCGGGGCATGACGCTCGTCCTCACCGACGGCAGGCCCATCAGCGGCCTGCCGCCCCTATTCAGCAAGCTCGGCTACGGCACTTTCCTGGGCATACCCATGCCCGTCTGGATCATGCTCGCCGTGCTGCTCTTGTCGTACGTGCTGCTGCGCCACACCCCCATCGGCCGCGCCGTATACGCCGTTGGCGGCAACCCGGAGGCCGCGCGCCTGTCGGGCATCCCGGTGAGGCGGATCCTCACCTTCACCTACGTCTACTCGGGCCTCACCGTCGCGGTGGCCGCCATGGTCCTCACGGGCCGCCTGAACTCGGCGCAGCCGACGGCGGGCCAGAGCTTCGAGCTCGACGCCATCGCGGCCGTGGTCGTCGGCGGGACGTCGCTCTTCGGTGGGCGCGGGAGCGTATGGGGCACCCTTGTGGGTGCGCTCATCATCGGCGTCATCAACAACGGCATGAACCTGCTCAACGTCTCCGGCTTCTATCAACAGATCGTGAAGGGGGGCGTGATACTCGCGGCACTGCTTATCGACCGCGTCCTGTCGCAACGTAAGGGTTGA
- a CDS encoding LacI family DNA-binding transcriptional regulator: MRDVAEAAGVSVATVSHVLRGTKRVTPAVAARVRAAAEALAYVPNRQASALRTGRTGILGVLLPDLGNPFFPALLNAVEVAARAAGYLVMVHDTEDDTELEARALERLAALRVDGLVWVPVHDAAPSARDRVRKAGRAPREVQLPDIPLVTLDRPVVERDAVFADHVGGGALVAAHLKELGLTRVALLHGATNIASARARRRGFLAEFEPGEPVWEAQSGFTHELPGAVVRLLRRGGFDAVVSANDAVAAGVIRVLKQAGVSVPRDVSVVGFDDIPWARLVEPPLTTVRQPLTAIGAAAVRLLLERMADPGRAARQVVLPVELVVRGSTAAKERRASARAGAEGTSVAPVAKAARARPASGVSRP; encoded by the coding sequence ATGCGTGACGTGGCGGAAGCCGCGGGAGTGTCCGTCGCGACGGTCTCCCACGTGCTGAGGGGCACCAAGCGGGTGACGCCGGCCGTTGCGGCGCGCGTGCGGGCGGCGGCCGAGGCCCTCGCCTACGTACCCAACCGGCAGGCCAGCGCGCTGCGCACCGGCCGCACCGGCATCCTGGGCGTGCTCCTACCCGACCTAGGCAACCCGTTCTTCCCGGCCCTGCTGAACGCGGTGGAGGTGGCCGCGCGTGCCGCGGGCTACCTCGTGATGGTGCACGACACGGAAGACGACACCGAACTCGAGGCGCGGGCTCTCGAGCGGCTGGCGGCACTGCGGGTGGACGGGCTCGTGTGGGTGCCGGTTCACGACGCCGCTCCGAGCGCGCGCGACCGGGTCAGGAAGGCGGGTCGAGCACCGCGAGAAGTGCAACTCCCCGACATACCGCTCGTGACCCTCGACCGGCCCGTGGTGGAGCGCGACGCGGTCTTCGCCGACCACGTCGGCGGTGGCGCGCTGGTGGCCGCGCACTTGAAGGAGCTGGGCCTGACGCGCGTGGCCCTGCTGCACGGAGCCACCAACATCGCCAGTGCCCGCGCCCGCCGGCGCGGTTTCCTGGCCGAGTTCGAACCCGGCGAGCCCGTCTGGGAGGCCCAAAGCGGCTTCACGCACGAGCTCCCGGGCGCGGTGGTGCGCCTCCTACGCAGGGGCGGTTTCGACGCCGTCGTCAGCGCCAACGACGCCGTTGCGGCGGGGGTGATCCGCGTCCTCAAGCAGGCCGGCGTCTCGGTGCCGCGGGACGTCTCCGTGGTGGGCTTCGACGACATCCCCTGGGCCAGGCTCGTGGAGCCGCCACTCACGACCGTGCGTCAACCGCTTACGGCCATCGGCGCGGCGGCCGTGCGGCTGCTCCTGGAGCGCATGGCCGACCCCGGCCGCGCCGCGCGCCAGGTGGTGCTCCCGGTGGAGCTCGTGGTCCGGGGCTCCACCGCCGCCAAGGAGCGCCGGGCGTCCGCGCGAGCCGGGGCAGAGGGAACCAGCGTGGCGCCGGTCGCCAAGGCCGCTCGGGCCAGACCCGCGAGCGGGGTGAGCCGGCCGTGA
- a CDS encoding sugar ABC transporter ATP-binding protein, whose amino-acid sequence MIGSARDALPGGPGGANVTPALLQMQDITKRFGTFDALGGVDFDLQAGEVHALVGENGAGKSTLMKILAGVQPATSGSMSVAGEPVSFTSVADAQAHGVAMVYQELALVAELSVAENLFLGNLPAWVSHRRLAERAAPLLKQVELDVAPLARTGSLAVGEQQLVEIARALGHERRVLVFDEPTAALSSGETERLFHLIALLKERGVGIVYISHRLEEVFEIADRVTVLRDGRKVITAPMSELTPDDVVHAMVGRDVKRFTRTPTPHLDEQPFVFEFEDVGVEPASIALRPGEIVGLAGVVGSGRNRVLSTLFGATGTARLGGERVRSPRHAIDSGMFLVPEDRKLAGLVLGLTVRENLTMAILPRLVAAGLFMNAPRERREALRWIERINLRPPEPEKPVGDLSGGNQQKVVVGKALATEPRILLLDEPTRGVDVGARSEIYGVIDDLAKEGMALLIASSDTDELVGLCDKILIFRKGRVTSTLERPLDEGEVVAHVTGARQVA is encoded by the coding sequence ATGATCGGATCCGCGCGAGACGCACTCCCCGGTGGCCCGGGAGGCGCGAACGTGACCCCCGCGCTCCTTCAGATGCAGGACATCACCAAGCGCTTCGGCACCTTCGACGCCCTGGGTGGCGTCGACTTCGACCTCCAGGCAGGCGAGGTGCACGCCCTGGTGGGAGAGAACGGCGCCGGCAAGTCGACCCTCATGAAGATCCTGGCCGGGGTTCAACCAGCCACCAGCGGCAGCATGAGCGTGGCCGGCGAGCCCGTCAGCTTCACCAGCGTGGCCGACGCACAGGCGCACGGCGTGGCGATGGTCTACCAGGAGCTGGCGCTCGTCGCCGAGCTCTCCGTGGCCGAGAACCTCTTCCTCGGCAACCTGCCGGCCTGGGTCAGCCACCGGCGGCTGGCCGAACGCGCCGCTCCGTTGCTGAAGCAGGTCGAGCTCGACGTCGCGCCCCTCGCGCGCACGGGCAGCCTCGCCGTGGGCGAACAACAGCTCGTCGAGATAGCCAGGGCGCTCGGCCACGAACGGCGGGTCCTCGTGTTCGACGAACCCACCGCCGCCCTCTCCAGCGGCGAGACCGAGCGCCTCTTCCACCTCATCGCCTTGCTGAAGGAGCGCGGCGTGGGCATCGTCTACATCAGCCACCGCCTGGAGGAGGTCTTCGAGATCGCCGACCGCGTGACCGTGCTGCGCGACGGCCGCAAGGTGATCACCGCCCCCATGAGCGAACTGACGCCCGACGACGTCGTGCACGCCATGGTCGGCCGTGACGTCAAGCGCTTCACCCGCACCCCGACCCCCCACTTGGACGAGCAGCCGTTCGTGTTCGAGTTCGAGGACGTTGGCGTGGAACCGGCGAGCATCGCACTGAGGCCCGGCGAGATAGTCGGCCTGGCCGGCGTGGTGGGCTCGGGCCGCAACAGGGTGCTCTCCACCCTCTTCGGCGCCACCGGAACGGCGCGGCTGGGCGGGGAGAGGGTCCGGTCGCCGCGGCACGCCATCGACTCGGGCATGTTCCTGGTGCCCGAGGACCGCAAGCTAGCCGGGCTCGTCCTAGGCCTGACGGTGCGGGAGAACCTCACCATGGCCATCCTCCCGCGCCTCGTTGCGGCCGGGCTGTTCATGAACGCCCCCCGCGAGCGGCGCGAGGCGCTGCGCTGGATCGAGCGCATAAACCTGCGGCCACCCGAGCCCGAGAAGCCCGTGGGGGACCTCTCGGGCGGCAACCAGCAGAAGGTCGTGGTGGGCAAGGCCCTCGCGACCGAGCCACGCATCCTGCTGCTCGACGAACCCACCCGCGGCGTGGACGTCGGGGCCCGCAGCGAGATCTACGGCGTGATCGACGACCTGGCCAAGGAGGGCATGGCGCTGCTCATCGCCAGCTCCGACACCGACGAACTGGTGGGCCTCTGCGACAAGATCCTGATTTTCAGGAAGGGGCGCGTGACCTCCACGCTCGAGCGGCCCCTCGACGAGGGTGAGGTGGTTGCGCATGTCACTGGCGCGCGTCAAGTGGCGTGA
- a CDS encoding ribokinase: MTAPEKLASSSTQAVRASGGIAVVGSVNMDLVVRLPRHPRPGETLMGSDYTMNPGGKGANQAVAAARLGASVSFVGRVGSDEFGHRLAGALEEAGVDTAGLGRSQGPSGVAFIQVDERGQNSIVVSPGANYALSASDLDAPAARRALERATVLLLQLEVPLNVTLAAAAAGRRAGANVVLNLAPARRLEVDELKDVSLLLVNEHEARIQLGAEAEGKGPSDWARALCDYVPSVIVTLGAEGAVWAQRDEDGGANGSARWGHVPAFPVTAVDTTAAGDAFGGALAYYLDEATREGRAAPLEEAVRFASAAGAVTTTRAGAQPALPSLAEVRALMAREARA; encoded by the coding sequence GTGACGGCGCCGGAGAAGCTCGCTTCGAGCTCCACACAGGCCGTGCGGGCCTCGGGCGGGATCGCCGTGGTGGGCAGCGTGAACATGGACCTGGTGGTGCGGCTGCCGCGCCACCCACGACCCGGCGAGACCCTGATGGGCTCCGACTACACCATGAATCCGGGCGGCAAGGGCGCCAATCAGGCCGTGGCCGCCGCCCGCCTCGGCGCTTCCGTGAGCTTCGTCGGACGGGTGGGGAGCGACGAGTTCGGCCACAGGCTCGCGGGCGCGCTCGAGGAGGCCGGGGTCGACACCGCCGGCCTGGGCCGCAGCCAGGGGCCGAGCGGCGTGGCGTTCATCCAGGTCGACGAGCGGGGGCAGAACAGCATCGTCGTCTCGCCCGGCGCGAACTACGCCCTGTCGGCCTCCGACCTCGACGCGCCGGCGGCCAGGCGCGCCCTCGAGCGCGCCACCGTCCTCCTATTGCAACTGGAGGTGCCCCTGAACGTCACCTTAGCCGCCGCGGCCGCCGGCCGGCGCGCCGGCGCGAACGTCGTCCTCAACCTGGCCCCAGCCCGCCGGCTCGAAGTCGACGAGCTGAAGGACGTGAGCCTGCTCCTCGTCAACGAGCACGAGGCACGGATCCAGCTGGGCGCCGAGGCCGAGGGGAAGGGCCCCAGCGACTGGGCCCGCGCCCTCTGCGACTACGTTCCTAGCGTAATCGTCACCCTGGGGGCCGAGGGCGCCGTCTGGGCGCAGCGCGACGAAGATGGCGGGGCGAACGGTTCGGCGCGTTGGGGCCACGTGCCCGCCTTCCCGGTTACCGCCGTGGACACCACTGCCGCCGGCGACGCCTTCGGGGGCGCCCTCGCCTACTACTTAGACGAGGCGACCAGGGAGGGCCGCGCGGCCCCGCTGGAAGAGGCGGTGCGCTTCGCCAGCGCCGCCGGCGCCGTCACCACCACCAGGGCCGGCGCGCAGCCCGCCCTGCCAAGCCTCGCCGAGGTGCGGGCCCTGATGGCCCGGGAGGCCCGGGCATGA